One Nitrospina watsonii DNA segment encodes these proteins:
- a CDS encoding formylglycine-generating enzyme family protein, producing MNNKQLVIAVIACFAIAIAFFLVIVWEINKSIKFDRKVRKDQAGQKQITIEDNRDFSIYETFVGDDGREMVLVPEGVFSRGSREGDFDEKPPQETYLDAFYVDKYEVSVEAYNKFRKAANYVEGSVPFFEGEHELLKHPDVPQVGVSWYDAVNYCTWAGKRLLTEAEWEKAARGTHGLIYPWGNEMLPRRANINGTADGYQYLSPVGSFPMGRSVYGVYDMAGNVAEWVEDWYDQFYYQTAPMMNPTGAENKKNRVFRGGSWDSTKVDVRGAKRNAASPGRKDSVVGFRCGKSVDK from the coding sequence ATGAACAACAAACAACTGGTCATCGCTGTCATCGCCTGTTTTGCCATCGCCATTGCGTTCTTCCTCGTCATTGTCTGGGAGATCAACAAATCCATCAAGTTTGACCGGAAAGTCCGGAAAGACCAGGCAGGCCAAAAGCAGATCACCATCGAAGACAACCGCGACTTCAGCATCTATGAAACATTTGTCGGTGACGACGGCCGGGAAATGGTGCTGGTGCCGGAAGGCGTGTTTTCCCGCGGATCGAGAGAAGGTGATTTCGATGAAAAACCCCCGCAGGAGACCTACCTCGACGCGTTTTACGTGGATAAATACGAGGTCTCAGTCGAAGCTTACAATAAATTCCGCAAAGCGGCCAATTATGTTGAAGGCAGCGTTCCGTTTTTTGAAGGCGAGCACGAACTGCTGAAGCACCCAGACGTGCCGCAGGTGGGCGTGTCCTGGTATGATGCGGTGAACTACTGCACCTGGGCGGGCAAACGGCTGTTGACCGAAGCCGAATGGGAAAAGGCCGCGCGCGGCACCCATGGGCTGATCTATCCCTGGGGTAACGAAATGCTGCCGCGCCGTGCCAACATCAACGGCACCGCCGACGGCTATCAGTACCTTTCGCCGGTCGGCAGTTTCCCCATGGGCCGCAGCGTGTACGGCGTTTACGACATGGCCGGCAATGTGGCGGAATGGGTGGAGGATTGGTACGATCAATTCTATTATCAGACGGCGCCGATGATGAATCCTACGGGAGCCGAGAATAAAAAGAACCGGGTTTTCCGGGGCGGGTCCTGGGATTCCACCAAGGTCGATGTCCGGGGCGCCAAACGCAATGCCGCTTCCCCCGGACGTAAGGACAGCGTCGTGGGCTTCCGTTGCGGCAAATCCGTGGACAAATAA
- a CDS encoding fused MFS/spermidine synthase, which yields MKPSRFRIWIFVFFFVSGFTGLIYEVVWTRLLTQVLGNTHYSIATVLTTFMAGLALGSYFGGRFVDRKGDPLVMYAVLEGIIGIYCFLIPHLIDFGLPLFKSIYTHFRDDYMLASLLRFGVCAVILIIPASFMGATLPVLGKFVSGDPRAIGRDVGTLYAMNTFGAVVGAFASAFVFMRLFGINATIWIAAALNLAIAALILLSIRKEEGGFPRWTETREDTPGEKAGAASLPMELWVVLICFGISGMAALIYQVAWNRIFSLLLGSSVYAFSLILTTFILGLALGTVVFARLVTYFKELKVVFGALQVGIGFSALVALPFFGDIPLFNRWVYLNWNLNFGTVQWANFLIIFAVMFIPTFCMGGQFPVVVRMVAKRLETLGSHVGSAYASNTVGTIFGSFVGGFLLIPWIGIQNTILFAIILNMLLGGFLLATSPGLSLNFKTYILPGVLVLFVLGAQDIKAWDRAVISSGSYMPYRLDDLGKALDDRNKILFYEEGIHTTVTTELGRTGNIFLRVNGKTDASLAMDMRTQLLSGYLPMLFNRQREQVLVIGQGSGVTLGAVEQFPAKEIDLVEISPSVIEGSRFFEPFNHHALEDERVNLILQDGRNHITLTDKKYDVIISEPSNPWISGIGALFTVDFFRLVEQRLNPGGIVCIWTHTNMSPENFKSISKAFHSVFPYVTMWESIVGDDYLLIGSKDDYSLPYEEAWRILDNPVTGKDLKRLGIEDIRDLMGLLIMRQDRLQDFIGDAPMHTDDNSLLEFGAPEYIYKDERHLIVRQLTPHFKVYPDFVSFSQLPPAEQQAVRRQLSTLERSEVQVKAIKRTAQIDQYLDQAVAAVERGAYEQAANNYFKILEIDPEHILTLLNLGNIYRELREYPKAEEAYRKTIQINPYYVYGYMELGRLSLLRGDPEGALSSLNEARKWVPDDPEVERLIELAREHKNKVS from the coding sequence TTGAAACCTTCCCGTTTCAGAATCTGGATTTTCGTTTTCTTTTTCGTCTCCGGGTTCACGGGCCTCATTTATGAAGTCGTCTGGACCCGCCTGCTGACGCAGGTCCTGGGCAACACGCATTACTCCATCGCCACGGTCCTGACCACTTTCATGGCGGGCCTCGCTCTGGGCAGCTACTTCGGTGGTCGCTTCGTGGACCGCAAGGGCGATCCCCTGGTGATGTATGCCGTGCTGGAAGGCATCATCGGCATCTACTGCTTTCTGATCCCGCACCTCATCGACTTTGGCCTGCCGCTGTTCAAGTCGATCTACACGCATTTCCGTGATGACTACATGCTGGCCAGCCTGCTGCGGTTTGGCGTGTGCGCCGTGATTCTCATCATTCCGGCCTCGTTCATGGGCGCCACCTTGCCGGTGCTGGGCAAGTTCGTGTCCGGCGATCCCAGGGCGATCGGCCGCGATGTGGGCACGCTGTATGCGATGAACACCTTCGGCGCGGTGGTGGGCGCCTTCGCCAGCGCCTTCGTGTTCATGCGCCTGTTCGGCATCAACGCCACCATCTGGATCGCGGCGGCACTGAACCTCGCCATCGCCGCGTTGATTCTGCTGTCCATAAGGAAAGAAGAGGGGGGCTTTCCCCGCTGGACGGAAACGCGTGAGGACACGCCCGGCGAAAAGGCGGGAGCGGCGTCGCTGCCAATGGAGTTGTGGGTCGTCCTCATCTGTTTCGGCATCTCCGGCATGGCGGCGTTGATCTATCAGGTGGCGTGGAACCGCATCTTCTCGCTCCTCTTGGGCTCGTCGGTGTATGCCTTCAGCCTCATCCTGACCACGTTCATTCTGGGTCTGGCTCTGGGCACGGTGGTGTTCGCCCGGCTGGTCACGTATTTTAAAGAGCTGAAAGTGGTGTTCGGCGCGTTGCAGGTGGGCATCGGTTTTTCGGCGCTGGTGGCGTTGCCGTTTTTCGGCGACATCCCGCTGTTCAACCGCTGGGTGTACCTGAACTGGAACCTGAACTTCGGCACCGTGCAGTGGGCCAATTTCCTGATCATCTTCGCCGTCATGTTCATCCCCACGTTTTGCATGGGTGGGCAGTTCCCGGTGGTGGTGCGTATGGTGGCGAAGCGCCTCGAAACGCTGGGCAGCCACGTGGGTTCCGCTTACGCGTCGAACACGGTGGGCACCATCTTCGGCTCGTTTGTCGGCGGTTTCCTGCTGATCCCGTGGATCGGCATCCAGAACACCATCCTGTTCGCCATCATTCTGAACATGCTGCTGGGAGGGTTTCTGCTGGCCACATCGCCGGGGTTGTCGCTCAATTTCAAAACCTACATTCTGCCGGGCGTGCTGGTGCTGTTTGTGCTGGGCGCGCAGGACATCAAGGCGTGGGACCGCGCCGTGATCTCCAGCGGATCGTACATGCCGTACCGGCTGGACGATCTGGGCAAGGCGCTGGACGACCGCAACAAGATCCTGTTTTACGAGGAAGGCATCCACACCACGGTGACCACGGAACTGGGCCGCACCGGCAATATTTTTCTGCGCGTCAACGGCAAGACCGACGCCTCGCTGGCGATGGACATGCGCACGCAACTGCTTTCCGGCTACCTGCCCATGCTGTTCAACAGGCAACGCGAGCAGGTGCTGGTGATCGGGCAGGGCAGCGGCGTGACGCTGGGCGCGGTCGAACAGTTTCCGGCAAAAGAGATCGACCTCGTGGAGATTTCACCGTCGGTCATCGAGGGCAGCCGCTTCTTCGAACCGTTCAATCACCACGCTCTGGAAGATGAGCGCGTGAACCTCATCCTGCAGGACGGGCGCAACCACATCACGCTCACCGACAAGAAGTACGACGTGATCATCTCCGAACCGTCGAACCCGTGGATTTCCGGCATCGGTGCATTGTTCACCGTCGATTTTTTCCGGCTGGTGGAACAACGCCTCAATCCCGGCGGTATCGTCTGCATCTGGACGCATACCAACATGTCGCCGGAAAATTTCAAATCGATCTCGAAAGCGTTCCACAGTGTGTTCCCGTACGTGACGATGTGGGAATCGATCGTCGGCGACGATTACCTGCTGATCGGGTCGAAGGACGATTATTCGCTGCCGTATGAAGAGGCGTGGCGCATTCTGGACAACCCGGTGACGGGCAAGGACCTGAAACGGCTTGGCATTGAGGACATTCGCGACCTGATGGGACTGCTCATCATGCGGCAGGACCGCTTGCAGGATTTCATTGGCGATGCGCCGATGCACACGGATGACAATTCGCTGTTGGAATTTGGCGCTCCGGAATACATTTATAAGGACGAACGGCACCTCATTGTCCGCCAGTTGACGCCGCACTTCAAAGTGTATCCCGATTTTGTAAGCTTCAGCCAACTGCCTCCGGCGGAGCAACAGGCGGTGCGCCGGCAGTTGTCCACGTTGGAGCGCAGCGAAGTGCAGGTGAAAGCGATCAAGCGCACGGCGCAGATCGATCAGTATCTCGATCAGGCGGTGGCAGCGGTGGAACGGGGCGCGTATGAGCAGGCAGCGAATAATTATTTTAAAATCCTCGAGATCGACCCCGAACATATTCTGACGCTGCTCAATCTCGGCAATATCTACCGGGAACTCCGCGAATACCCGAAAGCGGAAGAAGCCTACCGCAAAACCATTCAGATAAACCCCTACTACGTGTACGGGTATATGGAGCTGGGCAGGCTGAGCCTGTTGCGCGGTGACCCGGAGGGTGCATTGAGCAGTCTGAATGAGGCGCGAAAGTGGGTCCCCGATGACCCCGAGGTCGAGCGTCTCATTGAGCTTGCCCGTGAGCACAAAAACAAGGTTTCCTGA
- a CDS encoding tetratricopeptide repeat protein: MPKKFKVVWVLCCIFIFVGFIYVTIKTQMKENKARQEVQAQQYKQREEEKKVEQAKRFEVMKRLDLLKDHVSNGKFDEAEKLAQELNAEDPNNAEVFTWWGITLVKADRRDEALDKFIQSAHINPNSARTYIYWGLTLEMKGKHQEAIDKYENALLLEPENSSAYAYWGASLAKMGKHEQAIAKLMEALEFNKYNKTAYGVLVDSLYHQGQYQKAWEIVKRARDAKMDISKDSLDRLAAALPEPA, translated from the coding sequence ATGCCAAAAAAATTCAAAGTTGTCTGGGTCCTGTGTTGTATTTTCATTTTTGTTGGTTTCATCTATGTCACGATCAAGACGCAGATGAAGGAAAACAAGGCCCGCCAGGAGGTACAGGCCCAGCAATACAAACAACGTGAAGAAGAAAAAAAGGTCGAGCAGGCCAAACGGTTTGAAGTGATGAAGCGCCTCGACCTTTTGAAAGACCATGTCAGCAATGGCAAATTTGACGAAGCCGAAAAGCTCGCTCAAGAACTGAATGCGGAAGATCCCAACAATGCCGAAGTGTTTACATGGTGGGGCATCACGCTGGTGAAAGCGGACCGGCGGGACGAAGCGTTGGACAAATTCATCCAGTCGGCGCACATCAACCCCAACTCGGCACGCACCTACATCTATTGGGGCCTCACGCTGGAGATGAAAGGCAAGCATCAGGAAGCCATCGACAAGTATGAAAACGCCCTGTTGCTGGAACCGGAAAACAGCAGCGCCTACGCCTACTGGGGCGCTTCGCTGGCGAAGATGGGCAAGCATGAGCAGGCCATTGCCAAGCTGATGGAAGCGCTCGAGTTCAACAAGTACAACAAGACAGCGTATGGCGTGCTGGTTGATTCTCTGTACCATCAGGGCCAGTACCAAAAAGCCTGGGAGATTGTGAAGCGCGCCCGCGACGCGAAGATGGACATCTCGAAGGATTCCCTCGACCGCCTTGCCGCCGCCCTGCCTGAACCCGCCTGA
- a CDS encoding MlaA family lipoprotein gives MKLHPVSAIRSFQKNQAAPAAKPGHGLRVLTVLAALLMFPVASQAALYDRESDTAFSTDRFRVEIQELGGSLPVLAQTIVPNADETQPSLEEEAPAGEEPIDPRLLDDAAPTDDPFADPFGDAVYEEDPFEKKQPDIPPLSDPFEGFNRSMYTFNDTVYEYGLRPVGEVFRDYVGEEFRIALRNLYNVLLAPAKLVSCIVQGKWKKGGIVLLRTVMNVTFGWGGMLDVAGQEYGIEAVDEDFGQALGFHHIGSGPYIMLPFFGPSTARDTVGLAVDSVLNPLFWLIPNATVGAGVTTGKVVNETSFIIDDKKALDESAIDPYESVRDFYHQIRVRKIRE, from the coding sequence TTGAAATTGCATCCGGTGTCCGCCATCCGTTCATTCCAGAAAAATCAGGCAGCGCCTGCCGCGAAGCCGGGCCATGGGCTTCGGGTGCTGACTGTGCTGGCGGCGTTGTTGATGTTTCCCGTGGCGTCGCAGGCGGCCCTGTACGATCGGGAATCGGACACGGCGTTTTCCACCGACCGTTTCCGCGTCGAGATTCAGGAGTTGGGCGGGTCGCTGCCGGTGCTGGCGCAGACCATCGTGCCCAATGCCGATGAAACGCAACCCTCGCTCGAAGAAGAAGCGCCCGCCGGGGAAGAACCCATCGATCCCCGGCTTCTGGATGACGCGGCTCCCACGGACGACCCGTTTGCCGATCCCTTTGGCGATGCGGTGTACGAAGAAGACCCGTTCGAGAAAAAGCAGCCGGACATCCCGCCCTTGAGCGATCCGTTTGAGGGTTTCAACCGTTCGATGTACACCTTCAATGACACGGTCTATGAATACGGCCTGCGTCCGGTGGGCGAAGTGTTCCGCGATTATGTGGGCGAGGAATTCCGCATCGCCCTGCGCAATCTCTACAACGTGCTCCTGGCTCCTGCGAAACTGGTGAGCTGCATCGTGCAGGGCAAATGGAAAAAGGGTGGCATTGTGCTGCTGCGCACGGTGATGAACGTCACATTTGGCTGGGGCGGTATGCTGGATGTCGCCGGGCAGGAGTACGGCATCGAGGCGGTGGATGAGGATTTCGGGCAGGCGTTGGGGTTCCATCACATTGGATCGGGGCCGTACATCATGCTGCCGTTTTTCGGGCCGTCCACCGCACGCGATACCGTAGGCCTCGCCGTGGACTCGGTGCTGAACCCCTTGTTCTGGCTCATTCCCAACGCGACGGTGGGGGCCGGGGTGACGACCGGCAAGGTGGTCAATGAAACCTCGTTCATCATCGATGACAAAAAGGCGCTGGACGAAAGCGCCATCGACCCCTACGAGAGCGTGCGCGACTTTTATCACCAGATCCGCGTCAGGAAAATCCGCGAATAA
- a CDS encoding thioredoxin domain-containing protein, translating to MSTPAHTNRLKDETSPYLLQHVHNPVDWYPWGPEALEKARREDKPIFLSIGYSSCHWCHVMAHESFENEATAKIMNELFVNIKVDREERPDIDAIYMKSVIALTGHGGWPMSVFLTPDQEPYLGGTYYPPEPKFNRPGFPQILQQAADIYRNQKDRMKSVSARLMEKLNTPPPIPQGQGAGVDALIPQAAELMKEKFDETFGGFGSGMKFPEPMLYTLLLRHWQKHEDNDSILMADKSLTKMAEGGMYDQLGGGFHRYSTDRKWLVPHFEKMLYDNALLSRLFVEMAQATKQDLYERIAREVFHYIEREMTSPEGAFYSSQDADTDAGEGHFFTWTMKEVLDVLGPRHAKVFARAYGMTAAGNFEKRNIPFVAETMEQVADREGVPIFEVDHIIRNGRQTLLELRNKRQKPGRDDKILTGWNGMMIAALATGAAAFRDRVYRDQASRAAQFLWDTMWRDGTLFRVYKDGQVRVEGCLEDYAWFLEALLAVFEATGEVEWIDKAQAVAGSLIDQFWDAKDGGFFMTGSGQEQLISRLKNPEDEAIPSANGVAALALAKLGRLTGKDRYFDKGRDTVRAFGDRIEHRPTAYTSLLAAMDFIESLPMEVTISGPVDDPQHGKLIEAIYADYRPNKLVVRHAGEATVERVPWAEGRGAVSGKPTAYVCKQGTCYPPVHDAEALSNLLGRPPHIKLNIFDEEKSMKDLESKEQANFLNAMSNILKHSGLGGRGR from the coding sequence ATGAGCACACCCGCACACACCAATCGTCTGAAAGACGAGACCAGTCCTTATCTGCTGCAACACGTCCACAATCCCGTGGACTGGTACCCGTGGGGACCGGAGGCGCTGGAGAAGGCGAGGCGCGAAGACAAACCGATTTTCCTGAGTATCGGCTACTCCTCCTGCCACTGGTGCCACGTGATGGCGCACGAGTCATTTGAAAACGAAGCCACCGCAAAAATCATGAATGAGCTGTTCGTCAACATCAAGGTGGATCGCGAAGAGCGCCCGGACATCGATGCCATCTACATGAAGTCGGTGATCGCGCTCACCGGGCACGGTGGCTGGCCGATGAGTGTGTTTCTCACCCCGGATCAGGAGCCGTATCTGGGCGGCACCTATTATCCGCCGGAACCGAAATTCAACCGGCCGGGCTTCCCGCAGATTCTTCAGCAGGCGGCGGACATTTATCGCAATCAGAAGGATCGTATGAAATCGGTGAGTGCGCGGCTGATGGAAAAGTTGAACACGCCACCACCGATTCCACAAGGGCAGGGCGCGGGAGTGGATGCGCTCATCCCGCAGGCCGCAGAATTGATGAAGGAGAAATTCGACGAGACCTTCGGCGGTTTCGGTTCCGGCATGAAGTTTCCCGAACCGATGCTTTACACGCTTTTACTCCGCCACTGGCAGAAGCACGAGGACAACGACTCCATCCTGATGGCCGACAAAAGCCTCACCAAAATGGCGGAAGGCGGCATGTACGATCAGTTGGGCGGCGGCTTTCATCGTTACTCGACCGACCGCAAGTGGTTGGTGCCGCATTTCGAGAAAATGCTGTACGACAACGCGCTTTTGTCACGCCTGTTTGTCGAGATGGCGCAGGCCACGAAACAGGATTTGTACGAGCGCATCGCGCGCGAGGTGTTTCATTACATCGAACGTGAAATGACATCGCCGGAAGGCGCGTTCTATTCCAGTCAGGATGCCGACACCGACGCCGGGGAAGGGCACTTTTTCACGTGGACGATGAAAGAAGTGCTCGATGTACTGGGGCCGCGTCATGCCAAGGTGTTCGCCCGTGCGTATGGCATGACGGCGGCGGGTAATTTTGAAAAACGCAACATTCCGTTTGTGGCGGAAACGATGGAACAGGTGGCGGATCGTGAAGGCGTGCCGATTTTCGAGGTCGATCACATCATACGAAACGGACGGCAGACATTGCTGGAGTTGCGCAACAAGCGGCAGAAACCGGGCCGCGACGACAAAATCCTTACGGGCTGGAACGGCATGATGATCGCTGCCCTCGCCACCGGCGCCGCGGCGTTCCGCGATCGCGTGTACCGCGACCAGGCCAGCCGCGCCGCGCAGTTTTTGTGGGACACGATGTGGCGTGACGGCACCCTGTTCCGCGTGTACAAGGACGGGCAGGTGCGCGTCGAGGGTTGCCTCGAAGATTACGCGTGGTTCCTGGAAGCGTTGCTTGCTGTGTTCGAGGCCACGGGCGAAGTGGAATGGATCGATAAAGCCCAGGCGGTGGCGGGCTCCCTGATCGATCAGTTCTGGGATGCGAAGGACGGCGGCTTCTTCATGACCGGGTCCGGACAGGAACAACTCATCAGTCGCTTGAAGAATCCGGAAGATGAAGCCATTCCCTCGGCCAACGGTGTCGCCGCGCTGGCCCTGGCAAAGCTGGGCCGCTTGACGGGCAAGGATCGGTATTTTGACAAGGGACGCGACACCGTGCGCGCATTCGGCGACCGCATTGAGCACCGTCCCACGGCCTACACGAGTCTGCTTGCGGCGATGGATTTCATCGAATCGTTGCCGATGGAGGTCACGATCTCCGGACCGGTGGACGACCCGCAGCACGGCAAGTTGATCGAAGCCATTTATGCCGATTACCGTCCCAATAAACTGGTGGTGCGCCATGCAGGCGAGGCGACGGTCGAACGCGTGCCATGGGCGGAAGGGCGCGGCGCGGTGTCCGGCAAGCCGACCGCGTATGTGTGCAAGCAGGGCACGTGTTACCCGCCGGTGCACGATGCCGAGGCGTTGTCGAATCTTCTGGGCCGTCCGCCGCACATCAAGCTCAACATCTTCGACGAGGAAAAGAGCATGAAGGATCTGGAGTCGAAGGAGCAGGCGAATTTTTTGAACGCCATGTCCAATATCCTGAAGCATTCCGGGCTCGGAGGGCGCGGCAGGTAA
- a CDS encoding GNAT family N-acetyltransferase, translated as MPEAVIIRAGRAEDATIIAKYNRAMANETESKCLHTQTVLKGVQAGLARPELCRYFVAEVGGQIIGQAMITYEWSDWRNGQLWWLQSVYVHPDHRRRGVFRKLYQHIESLARKQPGVRGIRLYVEEKNRNGQSVYTRLGLTPAGYHVYEREFE; from the coding sequence ATGCCTGAGGCCGTCATCATCCGCGCAGGCCGCGCCGAAGATGCAACAATCATCGCCAAATACAACCGCGCCATGGCGAATGAAACCGAATCGAAATGCCTGCACACCCAGACGGTGTTGAAGGGCGTGCAGGCGGGACTGGCCCGCCCGGAACTCTGCCGTTACTTCGTTGCCGAGGTCGGCGGACAGATCATCGGCCAGGCCATGATCACTTACGAATGGAGCGACTGGCGCAATGGCCAGTTGTGGTGGTTGCAAAGCGTGTACGTGCACCCCGATCACCGCAGGCGCGGCGTCTTCCGCAAACTCTACCAGCACATCGAAAGCCTCGCCCGCAAGCAGCCCGGCGTGCGCGGCATCCGCCTGTACGTCGAAGAAAAGAATCGCAATGGCCAAAGCGTTTACACCCGACTCGGCCTCACCCCCGCCGGATACCACGTGTACGAACGGGAGTTTGAATAG
- a CDS encoding NAD(P)H-dependent oxidoreductase — protein MPKVILIQGSLNPDSNTAKLIAATAKQLEQRNVKHEIIDLRNLELQFCDSRPLKEYNHDTKTVHQKLADAQGFIFGMPVYCYSVSGPLKNFIDIHSSAMEKKWAGIVGQAGGKSSYMALGDLARILAFESHVTTVQPHVYTTYDDYNGDAMTSDKTQAKIEEMLDNLIACLHAVKEENA, from the coding sequence ATGCCTAAAGTTATTTTGATCCAGGGAAGCCTCAATCCCGACTCCAACACCGCCAAACTCATCGCCGCCACCGCGAAGCAGTTGGAACAGCGCAACGTCAAACACGAGATCATCGATCTGCGCAACCTCGAATTGCAGTTCTGCGACTCGCGGCCGTTGAAGGAATACAACCACGACACCAAAACCGTGCATCAGAAACTAGCGGACGCACAGGGTTTCATTTTTGGCATGCCCGTCTATTGCTACTCGGTATCGGGTCCGCTCAAAAACTTCATCGACATTCATTCCTCGGCGATGGAAAAAAAATGGGCGGGCATCGTGGGTCAGGCCGGAGGCAAATCTTCCTACATGGCGCTCGGCGACCTGGCGCGCATCCTCGCCTTCGAATCGCACGTCACCACCGTGCAGCCGCACGTGTACACGACGTATGATGACTACAACGGCGACGCGATGACCAGCGACAAGACCCAGGCTAAAATCGAGGAAATGCTCGACAACCTCATCGCCTGCCTGCACGCTGTGAAAGAAGAAAATGCCTGA
- the rocD gene encoding ornithine--oxo-acid transaminase — MKTQEFIDLENRYGANNYNPLNVVLNRGEGIWVWDVDGNRYMDCLAAYSAVNQGHCHPRILEAMTEQARKLTLVSRAFRNDQLGPFYDEICALTHSHSVLPMNSGAEAVESAIKAVRKWGYEVKGVPDGQAEIIVCTNNFHGRTLTIVGFSSEEQYRQGYAPFTPGFNLIPYGDAAALEQAITPNTVAFLVEPIQGEGGVIIPPNGYLKAVRDLCDRHNVMLILDEIQTGLGRTGKLFAEEHDDIEADLTLVGKALSGGFYPVSAVLSNREVLGVFKPGDHGSTFGGNPLACAVARAALKVLVEENLIDNAARMGEHALERLRAIDSPHIREVRGRGLMIGIELHPEAGGARRFCEALRDLGLLCKETHEHVLRIAPPLVIQKEEIDWAVERIQQVLTAL; from the coding sequence ATGAAAACTCAAGAATTTATTGATCTGGAAAACCGGTACGGAGCCAACAATTACAATCCTCTGAATGTGGTGCTGAATCGGGGCGAAGGCATCTGGGTGTGGGATGTGGACGGCAACCGCTACATGGACTGCCTCGCCGCCTATTCCGCCGTCAATCAGGGCCACTGCCACCCGCGCATTCTGGAAGCGATGACCGAGCAGGCCCGCAAACTGACCCTCGTCTCCCGAGCTTTTCGCAACGACCAACTGGGACCGTTTTACGATGAAATCTGCGCGCTGACGCATTCGCATTCGGTGCTGCCCATGAACAGCGGCGCCGAGGCGGTGGAGTCGGCGATCAAGGCCGTACGCAAATGGGGTTACGAGGTCAAGGGCGTGCCGGACGGCCAGGCGGAGATCATTGTCTGCACCAACAATTTTCACGGCCGCACGTTGACCATCGTCGGCTTCAGTTCCGAGGAACAGTACCGGCAGGGCTACGCCCCGTTCACGCCGGGATTCAACCTCATCCCCTACGGCGATGCGGCGGCATTGGAGCAAGCCATCACACCCAACACGGTGGCCTTTCTGGTCGAACCGATTCAGGGCGAAGGCGGCGTCATCATTCCGCCCAATGGCTACCTGAAAGCCGTGCGCGACCTGTGCGACCGGCACAACGTCATGCTCATCCTCGATGAAATCCAGACCGGGCTCGGCCGCACCGGCAAATTGTTCGCCGAAGAACACGATGACATCGAAGCCGACCTGACCCTCGTCGGCAAGGCGTTGTCCGGCGGCTTTTATCCCGTCTCCGCCGTGCTCAGCAACCGCGAAGTGCTGGGCGTGTTCAAACCCGGCGACCACGGCAGCACCTTCGGCGGCAATCCCCTCGCTTGTGCCGTGGCCCGCGCCGCACTCAAAGTGCTGGTCGAGGAAAACCTCATCGACAACGCCGCCCGCATGGGCGAGCACGCGCTGGAACGGCTGCGCGCCATCGATTCGCCGCACATCAGGGAAGTGCGCGGACGCGGCCTGATGATCGGCATCGAGCTCCATCCGGAAGCCGGCGGTGCGCGCCGTTTCTGCGAAGCGCTGCGCGACCTCGGCCTCTTGTGCAAGGAAACGCACGAACACGTCCTGCGCATCGCCCCGCCCCTGGTCATTCAAAAAGAAGAAATCGATTGGGCGGTGGAACGCATCCAACAGGTATTGACGGCATTGTAA
- a CDS encoding chlorite dismutase family protein, with amino-acid sequence MAIDDKELEQLMPETSLNWTEDAKSRMLNVPFFVRKSVVRGIEQYAQDKDIKLIDDDVVSRARQEREGEAIAKMQAEKKALAQDKSSRRQFVNFAFYKLDSAFRRLPQAEIDAAKEEFINVLEDYDAQDGTIILAYSTVGVRADSEIMLWRISYEMESFQKMTSAMLRTKLGKYLDTTYSYFSQTKRSMYMDLFNPEHEEDRTHIIPGKAKYLFIYPFTKKREWYLLSKYARQGIMDEHIYVGNQYPSVKLNTTYCFGLDDYDFVVAFETDYPEDFLDLVMDLRETEGSRYTEKDTPIFSCTAMSIRDTVETLGI; translated from the coding sequence ATGGCAATTGATGACAAAGAGCTGGAACAACTGATGCCGGAGACAAGTCTGAACTGGACCGAAGACGCCAAATCCCGCATGTTGAACGTACCCTTTTTCGTGCGCAAAAGTGTGGTTCGGGGAATCGAACAATACGCCCAGGATAAAGATATTAAGTTGATTGATGACGATGTGGTTTCTCGTGCCCGGCAGGAACGCGAAGGGGAAGCGATTGCCAAAATGCAGGCGGAGAAAAAGGCGTTGGCTCAGGATAAAAGCTCCCGCCGCCAGTTTGTCAACTTTGCATTTTATAAACTCGATTCTGCTTTCCGCCGTCTGCCGCAAGCGGAAATCGATGCGGCCAAGGAAGAATTCATCAACGTGTTGGAGGATTACGATGCGCAGGACGGAACCATCATCCTGGCGTATTCCACCGTTGGCGTGCGCGCCGATTCGGAAATTATGTTGTGGCGGATTTCGTACGAGATGGAGAGTTTCCAGAAAATGACCTCGGCCATGCTGCGCACCAAGCTGGGCAAGTATCTGGATACGACCTACTCCTACTTTTCGCAGACCAAGCGGTCGATGTACATGGACCTGTTCAACCCGGAACACGAGGAAGACCGGACGCACATCATCCCCGGCAAGGCCAAGTACCTGTTCATTTATCCGTTCACCAAGAAGCGCGAATGGTACCTGCTTTCCAAGTACGCGCGCCAGGGCATCATGGACGAACACATTTACGTGGGCAACCAGTACCCGTCGGTGAAACTGAACACGACATACTGCTTCGGCCTCGACGACTACGATTTCGTGGTCGCGTTCGAGACGGATTACCCGGAAGATTTCCTCGACCTGGTCATGGACCTCAGGGAAACCGAGGGCAGCCGCTACACCGAAAAGGACACGCCCATTTTCTCCTGCACGGCGATGTCGATTCGCGACACGGTCGAAACCCTGGGTATCTGA